CGCCGTCTTCGCCATGCAGGGCTTCGGCATCCTCGTCGGCGGCATCGTCTCCCTCATCGTGTCGGCCGCCTTCAATGACCGCTACCACGCTCCGCCCTTCAGCCAGGACCCCGCGGGCTCCACCGTCCCGCAGGCCGACTACGTGTGGCGGATCATCCTCATGTTCGGCGCCGTCCCCGCCGCGCTGACCTACTACTGGCGGATGAAGATGCCCGAGACCGCGCGCTACACCGCGCTCGTCGCCAGGAACGCGAAGCAGGCAGCGGCCGACATGTCCAAAGTACTGCAGGAAGAAATCAGGGAGGATGACACTGAGCTTGCAGAGCAGCCGACGGTCGCCGACGACTGGGGCTTGTTCTCGCCGCAGTTCGCTCGGCGCCACGGCATCCACCTCCTGGCGACGTCGACGACGTGGTTCTTCCTCGACATCGCGTACTACAGCCAGAACCTATTCCAGAAGGACATCTTCAGCAAGGTCGGGTGGATACCGCCGGCGGGCAGCATGAACGCCGTCGAGGAGGTGTTCCGCATCGCCCGCGCGCAGACGCTCATCGCCCTCTGCGGCACCGTCCCCGGATACTGGTTCACCGTGGCGTTCATCGACGTGATCGGACGGTTCTGGATCCAGGTGATGGGCTTCTTCATGATGACCGTGTTCATGCTCGGCCTCGCGGTCCCCTACCACCACTGGACGACGCCCGGGCACCACGTCGGGTTCGTGGTCATGTACgcgttcaccttcttcttcgccAACTTCGGGCCGAACGCGACGACGTTCATCGTGCCGGCCGAGGTGTTCCCGGCACGGCTGCGGTCGACCTGCCACGGGatatcggcggcggcggggaaggCGGGGGCGATCGTCGGGGCGTTCGGGTTCCTCTATGCGTCGCAGGGGAAGGCGCTGGCGGAGAGGGACCGCGGGTACCCGGCGGGGATCGGGATACGGAACACGCTGTTCGTGCTCGCGGCGTCGAACTTCCTCGGCCTCGCCTTTTCGCTGCTGGTGCCGGAGGCCAAGGGGAGGTCGCTGGAGGAGATGTCCAAGGAGAACGAGGGGGAGGATGAGTTTGTCATGGATAAAGCTCCTTAAAAGTTAATTacgtaattaaaaaaaataataataatttgtgaaaTATGTACATGTATTCCATCCCTTGCctcaatttgaactttgaagcttttcttgcATGTGTGTGGTTTATGAACATTTGTTCATTTTGCAAGTCTCTgcagtttctttttctttctcctaaAAGGTCGAATATGATATCCTACTGCAGCTATTTTCTTTTACCGTCTTCAATcatcaaatattataaaattttatttaaatatcaaaataaaatttctaataataatatattcggtataaaaatatttttgtgtgaTTAAAAATCAGGAGTTTAAGTTTTGCCCTTGAGATAGTTTGGCATGTATAATttggtagattttttttttttgagagagaggtaACGTgttacccgctttatttatttttttagaaataaatttagctggaaatgtgaaacaatcatatttcaaatttgaaatctcgaatatcaaccaccaagtctttagCCACTTGCGCTGGGGACAGATAGCGCgctttctccaaaaaaaaaaaaaaaaaaaaaaaaaaacagaatgcATATAgttacaaatttacaattgCTGCATTTNaaaaaaaaaaaaaaaaaaaaaaaaaatgaaggccGAATACCATACCAAGGAGAAGGGAAGTGGCTAGACCAGCTCAAGTTTTGGGCTAGCCAAAGGCCTAGGCCTAGCTTCTTTGGGCTAGCTCGAATCGTACCGACACGGCCCACATTGCAACAAAAAAGAGTTGTGAGGCCAGCGACTCAATTTATCATTCTACCCTCGTCCCCTACGCCTCTCTTTGCCCTTCGCCCCCCGCGAAGCAGCGCGTCGCTCGATCCCGCGCCCCGCGCCCGCGATGGTGCACAGCGCGTACGACTCCGTGGAGCTCCTCCGCGGCTGCCCCGCCCGGATCGACGCCGTCGCCTCCTACGCCTCGAAGCTCCTCCTCGGCTGCTCCGACTCCTCCCTCCGCATCTACTCCCCccgctccctctcctcctccgacgaCGCTTCGgcatcctccgccgccgccgccgccgatgccgccgccgccgagatCCGCCGCGACTCCTACGCCCTCGAGCGCGCCATCCCGGGCTTCTGGAGGCGCCCGCCCCTCGCCATGGAGGTGTCCGCCTCCCGcgacctcctcctctccctctccgagTGGGTCGCCCTCCACCGCCTCCCCTCCCTTGAGACCCTCGTCGCCGTCGCCAAGACCAAGGGCGCCTCCGTCTACAGCTGGGACGACCGCCGGGGCCTCCTCTGCGTCGGCCGCCAGAAGCGCGTCGCCATCTACCGCCTCGACGGTAACGCCCCCATCCCTCCTCCACAACCCCTCTTCTTCAGGTCTCAATCGAGACGCGTGGTCGCAGTGTCTAAACGTTTTATTGCAATTGATTCTAACAACCTTTCGAATCGTCGTAGTGCCGACATCCAACAATGTAATTGCGAATGTTTTGGCTACAAGCTTTATATGCAGAGGAAAAGGGAAGATCTTTGATAGTTTTCTATTCCAGATTTCTTATATCCTAATATAAAGGTGATTGATATAATGCAAACTGATTTATAAGTTGAATGGACCTGAAAAACCCCGGTTTTTATGGCAGAATTTCTTACAAAGGTCGTGTTTTTATTAGTTTAGACTTAAGAAGCAGTTCTGATCACTTGATATTTATTGGTTACTTGCCTCTTCAATGGAACATTTTTCAGGTCGAAGAAATGATTCTGACTTCCTTTTGAGGTTAAATTGGCGtaaatatgtatttaatttgGAATATCTAGATCACTTTCCTTTATGCCGGGCCAACAATTCGCCTACTGGAGATTGGGGTATTCAGAACTGTAggttaatttaataatttaccaGCCAACAATTCAAGAACTGAGGGGCAATTTAACAATCTGTCTACCGGCCAACAATTCAAGAAGTGCGGGGCAATTTAACAATTCACCTACTGGGTAACAAGTCTAGAAAGAGTTACTAAAACCTGAAATCGGAGTAATTTCTGTGTAAAACTATCTGATTAAGGCATCTAGAAGGCAGTTATGTACTTATAGTATATTTatgtctcttttttcttttagttatCGTTACCTGTGAGATATGATGGTTCGTGCATCAATAGGGTTCTTACCTGGTGCTCTATATATGGTCTTTCCCTTGGTCATCGTAATCTTTGCAACTTAAAATGTTCTGCTTTGGTTAGGTGGTCGAGAGTTTGTGGAAGTAAAGGAGTTTAGCGTTCCTGACGTGGTTAAGTCTATGGCTTGGTGCGGGGAGAACATATGTCTGGGGATTAGAAGGGAATACATGATTATGAATAGCTTGACTGGTTCATTATCCGAAGTTTTCCCTGCTGGGAGGATAGCTCCTCCATTGGTTGTCCCTCTTCCGTCAGGGGAGCTGCTTCTCGGAAaggtacttttttatttatgcttttgttttttttttccgggtCATTTTCCTCCGtggcaattttaaatttttatcgcAAATGTTCTCTTATGAAAAAGGCATGATCATCTACATTTTTAGCATTTAATGTGTAACATGGTTctgattttttgctttttttaacTTGATTTAGTAATCAGTAACTTTTGCTTATGAGATTCATGTATTCTTGTTTTGTCTCTCTCAGGTAATTTTCTTTGATAAGGACACGCAGATTCTAGTATCGCTAAATGATgtttctctattttcttttctccttgtAATTAGCACATGTAAACTGTAGTATCACTAATGTTTCTCAACACTCTATTATTATCCACAAAATTAGGAAAATGTAGATTCTGCATCCTTAATTGGTCTTCTATTCTCCATGTAATCTCTTTAAGAGTAAATTTTATTGTGTAATTGTTGGCTACTGGATCAAACTCTAAGGTCTATGTATCATGCTAAAATGATACTatgctaaaatatagaaaaagagTTTAATACTTGTTAAATtgttaatcaaataaaaaaacctCATATGGCACATCTTAAAGCTTTACAAGTCTATTTACAAGCATTGTCTTAGCTGTTGTACTTTTCTAGTAGTTGTTCTAGTCCGTGCAGTGGAGTAAATTATTCCATGATAGCAAGTTCCTTCGTTGAATAATGCCTTCTTCCACCATGATCTGGATCTTTGAGGAGTATAGTGCATGTTGATTATTGCTTTGATTCTTTGAACTGCATGACCTTTAAACGCTTACTTTATATTGCAAGTTTTCCTACTAACTAGTTGGCCTTTACTGTTTTTTTGTGAGCATTCCTCTCTGTTTCCTTGCCTCCACTTAGGACTCAGAAATATGTACCATTTAGTTCTGGGCAGAGAAAAAGTACTTTTTTTGTGGTCATGGCATTAATTAACCATAGGTTTGGATTGCTAACCTATTTTAACATGTGGAGTTAGGGTATTAAGGCAATCCATGCAGCTAATAGGTGCACTTTTCATGACCTGGCTTAACGGGAAAAATATCATCACATCatgtgacactccaatagtcccgcatcggatggaaatggggttgtcattgggtatataagaggactccaccataataataataactggacttaagcatttttggccggtggttttggcccaacgagttattattgctagtaggcCGGATCGTTATACATCATCACTCACGCTCATTGAATATGATTCGGTTACCAATGGAAAgtagtatataaatattttagatttcttCCTTGTCATTCTACTAGTACCTAAtgcattttggtcttttcattGGCTTGTTGAAATTAATCTTTTGATTTGCTATTTTACAGGACAACATTGGTGTATTTGTTGACCAAAATGGGAAGCTTCTACAAGATGGCAGGATATGTTGGTCCGAGGCTCCTGGATCTGTTGTCATCCATAAACCGTATGCTATAGCTCGCCTACCCAGACATGTCGAGGTGGCTCAAGCATTTTACTTATAGTTGAGATAGGTACATTAATCCATTGCTATCGTTGCATTAGATTTATATGGCCTAATGCATAAATTATTGCAGGTACGGTCGCTTAAAGCTCCCAATCAACTGGTTCAAACAATTGTTCTCCGTGATGTTCATCTGCTTCTTCAAACCAACAATTGTATACTCGCTGCATTAGGCAATTCTGTTTATGGTCTATTGCCTGTCCCTCTTGGCGCGCAGGTATATCCTCTATCACTTGAGTTTTATTGCTTCCATCATTCATTTTGTCAACACATATTTGTATCAACTCtactgttatattatttttctcgcAATACTAGGAAgctaatttatctaaatatctGTGTGCCCATTTTAATGTCTTATCTCTTAATGTATCCATATGGGAAATGTTGTGCAAGGTAATTCTTTGTTTGGTTTATCAGGTTTGATTGTCCAATATAGAAAAAGTGCCATAGGTGGGAAAGATgagaagagaggaaaatgaaATGGGGGGAGCAGGAGTCACTTTGGGTAGGGAAAGATATAGGAAATAACCATATCCTTTTTAATTAGGGATTGCCCTACTGTGCTGAGGCCGTGGCGACATGTGGCATGGGATCGTGCCGACACTGTatcaacaaaataataattttttcttgtTGTGGGatctttttgacttttttatGTAAATGCTTCACAAAAGCTTTTTCATACTTCAAATATATAGATCTTGTAAATCTACTTACATTTGGAGCAATTATGTTCCATTGCATAATAAGACCAATTTTGGTGAAAAAGTACGAATAAGAAGATTTTCTCCAATTTCTTTTACCATTTTTTATCTAGTGGTTTTGCCTTTAGTAGTGTTgtcctataaatttttatccagTAATgactttggttttgggtttttgcatatactttcctaatatatataaaataatttttttaaagattttaagatgtttattactttttcttacTAAATTGTGTGagatataatacataaaatattattatatccattagagatattaaaacactcttaaaaaactaatttttcttaaaaatttaataaaaaaagccTGAGCCAGTGAGGGCCAACATGCCAATGGCATGCCACTGGCACGGGGCGCACGCCGTCATTGGCATGCCCAATGCCGTTGTATCCCAGTGCCGTTGTATCGTGCCATACTGTTCTGCCGGCACAGTGGCACGGGTTGTGCTAGTGGCACGACAATCCTTTTCTTTAactaaaacttttaactaaAACTTTCAGCACTTTAATATCAATTACCAAATGATGCCCAGGTTACTTACTATAGGTCCTGTTACCCATTTCAAATGTATACCAGGAAGGGAATAAGGTGAAAATAGATAGGCCTTGATGGTTGATGCCATCTCATAGGAACATATCATTCATGGAAACTCTGCAAAGAGTCAACCTGATTAGCATATACTTCTTTTTTATGCTTGAGTGGAATTTCTTTTCATTCCCGAGGACTGCTGGAAATTAAGGGCCATTAGTTGGTTTTATTATTCAGAGAATGGTCAGACTTCTAGAATATTTCATTACTTGCTTCTGGACCATTCTTTGTTGTTTTTATGTGCCCTAAAATACCTTTTTGATTTGCTATggctttttctctttctttactgTCTCTGGGAGTACAGATAGTACAATTAACTGCATCGGGAGATTTTGAGGAGGCCTTGGCTTTATGCAAGCTACTTCCACCCGAGGATTCAACTCTGCGAGCAGCGAAGGAGAGCTCAATACACATAAGGTGATTTTCTCCTTCAATGACCTACTCATAATATGGTGAGCAGTCAGTTATAGTTGATGTTTGAGTAGTTGTCTCTTTAATGTCTAGGCTGACCTAACTAAATCTCCAACTAGTCTAAGTGCTGTCTCATTCACTAAAGACGGTAAGAATATCTGTATTGGATGTAGACACTTTTATCCTAAGTACACAGTTACATGTATTACAATGTGAATTGTGTTGGCTGATATATTGCCCTAAATAGGTCCTGTACTTAAGTTTGCTATATTGTATCTGTTCAGTTGAAATGCTTGATTTTTGATTTATACGcttattctttttcttattttaaagtACTTTCTATTGATCATATCAGGAAGGTGCAAGCTTATTTTCCTTATCAGTATGTCCCTTTCCTTCTCGTAGTCCTTTTTCTATcagtttatttgtttttattttccagATATGGTCACTTCTTGTTTGACAACGGAAGCTATGAGGAGTCGATGGAGCAATTTTTAGCTTCACAAGTGGATATCACTTATGTTTTATCGCTATACCCGTCCATTATACTTCCCAAGACGCTTAATATTACCGAGGCTGATAAGCTCCATGACTTGACAGATACTTCACATCTATCCAGAATGTCATCTGATGCTTCAGATGAGATGGAATCCTCCCTCCCTATCCAACATCAGGAATCTGATCTTGAAATGAAGAAAATGAGTCACAACTCGCTTACGGCTCTTGTAAAGTACTTGCAGAAGAGAAGATTTAGTATAATTGAGAGGGCCACTGCAGAGGTAACTGAGGAGGTTGTCTCAGTTGTACAGGACAGTATGGCCTTGTCTGATCCACATAGACCGAAAACATCAAACAAGGTGACCTGATCGTAATTCTTCCTTAAGAGTTCTAAGTTACTTATGGCTATGTTTAATTTTATGCACTATAAAGGATATTCTGCAAAATTTCAGAGTTCAGTTTTCAACATGGAAGTCTTACCTGAGCATTTCCTATTTCACTTTATGAACCTCATTTTGGATCATTCTTGTTAAGGGACATTTGGTGTCATCGCAGGATATACTATTTGCATAGTTTGCACTTTGCACTTTGCACTTTGCACTTTACACATTTCAACTTCACTTTTTGTTCAATACAGTGTTGCTTTAGGCTTCATTTGGTAACACCtacattcttttttctttacttaAATTCTATGCAAATGAATGTGCCCGCAGATGATAGATTGTTTGCAACCTATACTCCTATGGGTCTTGTTAGGCATTAAAACACGAACAATTTTGTAGCAACTTTGCCCTTTTAATATCTTTCTGTAAAAAGATGGGCTTGCAAACTAATGTACAATAACAGAACATAGAAGTTGATTGAATTGTGAACTGAAATATAATTTgagttttttaaaatagaaataagtAAGACTACGAGTCAAATGAGATCCGTACTTTTTATCTTCAGTCCTGTCATGgaatgcatgatttttttttttgttcattttagCCTAATTAAAATGAAGATACCTTATAAGATAAAATATTGTATTGGAAGCATTAAAGCAAATTCCAAATGTTTTATGGTTGGTGATCGATGAGTCACAAAATGTTACTGCATCATCTCTTCAAAGTCGTAATAAAtacatattctatatattatgtcaaaaaaaaaaaaaaatgaacgcaATCTTTACTAATTAACTGAAGATGTACTATCTGATATCTGATAATTTAACTGTATTTTGTATTCCTAGAGGCACAGCCAGATACATATCAGCTCAGTAGCCAGAGAGATGGCGACTGTACTGGATACCGCACTTCTTCAAGCCCTGCTTCTTACAGGGCAGACATCAGGAGCACTTGAGTTACTTAAGGGCCTCAATTATTGTGATTTGAAGATATGTGAAGAATTTTTGAAGGAAAGGAATTTCTATATAGTGTTACTGGAGCTGTACAAGAGTAACGAATTGCACCGCGAAGCTCTTAAACTTCTGAATCAACTGGTCGAGGAATCAAAATCAGGCCTTGCAAATTCTGAGCTCAATCAGAAGTTCAAACCAAATATGATTATCGAGTATCTCAGGGTATTATTACCTTATGCTTAGTCGCTTACTTCTTTTGGACAAATTTATGTTCTCTTTTATATGTAACTTGCCATTTTCCCCTGATGTTAACTAGCAATTGTATGGCGACTTTGCTCTAATTGAGAGCTTTTATTATAACAGTGCAAGTTTCAAACTAAGGGGTCGTACTAGATGCCAGTAAGCACTTTTAACTACTCTGATAATTATACCTATGTGCAAGAAGTATTGAAAATACAGGATCTAAACTTACGAAAAGGAGTAATTCATATTTATGTTTCATAATTCACCAGATCAACACAGCTGCTTCCATTTAGTTTGATAAGTTTTGTTAAACTAATGGTGAACACTCAAAAGGATTTGTATACAACATTGCTTTTTGAAGAACTTGTTGGATTGCATCACTTGGATTTTGAATTCAGGCTGTGTACTTGTACTGCTGTCTAAACAATTTGAGCATATCTCGGCAAAACTTTCTGGTACTTTGCAAAACTTTGAATAGCCAAGAACTTATCCCTGGTGCTGTATCTAGCTGTCATACTAAATCATTGTCCTTTATGAAACATGATTCCCTTCTACTGACTTTTCTGATTATATTTGCAGCCTCTTTGTAGGACCGATCCTATGCTTGTTTTAGAATCCTCCTTGACTGTTCTTGAGAGCTGCCCAACAGAAACGATTGAACTTTTCCTGTCTGAAAATGTTCCAGCAGACTTggtaaattcatatttgaagcAGCATGCACCAAATTTGCAGTCTACATATCTAGAGCTTATGCTTTCAATGAGTGAAAATGGGATCAATCCTAACCTGCAAAATGAACTGGTATTTGCGTCCTTTTCATTCTGTCTTTTATTGTGATAAATTATAGTTTGTTTGAGCTGTTAAGATATTCCTTTTTTACTGAAACTTGTTACCAGGTGCAAATATACCTTTCAGAAGTACTCGATTGGTACCAGGATCTCAAGGACGAACAAAAATGGGACGAGAAAACTTACTCTCAAACCCGTAAGAAGTTAATATCTGCATTAGAGGGTATTTCGGGTTATAATGCTGAGGTCCTGTTAAAGTGTCTCCCACAAGATGCACTCTTTGAGGAGCGCGCGATACTACTTGGAAAATTAAATCAACACCATCTTGCTTTATCTTTGTATGTTCACAAGGTAACATCTATGGGGACGAACAATCAGTTCTTTCTGCTGTGCTTTTCTCATTTGGGTGAAAATCTTGTTCACAGGCTTCCAGCTCTGTTTGGaggttttcttttttgaagTTATATGTTTCTAAAGACTTCTTGTTAGTTGTGATTAGTGCATTTAAAACTCTAATGCTATGTCCGCTGTAATAACTACTCCTTGGTGAATTATGCAGCTGCATTTATCAGAGCTAGCGGTAGCATACTGCGATCGTGTTTACGAAGCAGGATCATCACAGCCTCCAAAATCAAATGTGAACATCTATCTTATGCTACTACAGATTTACTTAAATCcacaaaagacaaaaaaagaatttgaaagAAGAACTATTTCGGTACCTTCCCAAAGCCCTATAACCCAAAAGGTTGGTTATACTAAATTCAAAGGGAGCCGCAATTCTAAGAAAATTGTGGAGATTGAGGGTGCTGATGACATGCGCATTAGCCTCAGCAGCACTGATAGTGGACGAAGTGATGGTGATGGAGATGAATATGCTGAAGGAGGAGGTTCTGCAATGTTGAATGAGACACTTGAATTGTTGAGCCAGCGATGGGATAGGATAAATGGTGCACAGGCTCTAAAACTATTACCCAGAGAAACAAAGCTCCAGGTATGGATTTATTTgttcaagaaaatttttttttcaattttttttatgtaagaGGAAGTTCAAATAATTGAAAACTCTGAACCCCAATGAATTTACTATTTCCTAGTATGCTTTTTTGGCAGAATTTGCTTTCTTTCCTTGAACCACTTCTCAAGAAATCTAGCGAACATCGGCGGAATTATGCAGTTATTAAGAACTTGATATTCAGGGCGCATTTGCAGGTTAACTCTATTTGCTTTGTCTTCTTTGTCGTTATGCTGTTGTATCAAAAAGCTGGTTTGGAGACTTTGCAACAGAAAGGAGCATTTTGTGTTTAGATTATTTCTTATCTTGGAAATACAATGTTTCATGAGAATGTTTAGTCTCCAATCCCCTATAAGCCCAGGTTGATGATAAATGAAATTTCTAACTGCTCAAGTCTACTGACATCGTGCATTAGGTAAAGGAAGATCTTAGTAAATCCCGACAAACAGTTGTGAAGATTGATGGAGAGAGCACCTGTTCTCTGTGCCGTAAGCGGATAGGTAACAGTGCTTTTGCTGTTTATCCAAATGGAAAGACACTTGTGCATTTTGTCTGCTTTAGAGACTCGCAGCGCATCAAGGCTGTCCGAGGTGCACCCCCAGTCAAGCGCCTGTAGTTTGCTCCTAACGTGAAGTATGATTAATCTCTTTACTTTTGACAATAGTTCATACTTATTAAAGGAAATATTATATTTTCGTTGTTGCTTTCTTTTGCTCTGAAAGTAAACAATTGTAATACCTTGCATTAATCAAATTTGTGAAATCACAGATGCCGAGAAATATTAATTTGTAGTCCAGATTTGATGTTAAAAGAATCCATGCGGTCCTGAAAATAGTTGAAACTTTGGCATATGGAAGGTCAGTTTGCTAATGCATTTCTATGATCCTGTGACTGTTAAATTTCTTATGCTTTGACAAAAATGTGGAGGCTTATTTGCATTGCACCTAAGAGGTGAGATGATTTTTCTTATTCTGAGATATGACTTTTAAGTCGTTTAGACTATGCCATTTGAGACTTTCTAATCATACttgttaaattaaatgaaacaaCCGTTTTTCTGTAAAGGCTTAAGCTACCAGagaacattattttttatatttatatttttcaactaaGGCTTTAAAT
This genomic window from Ananas comosus cultivar F153 linkage group 3, ASM154086v1, whole genome shotgun sequence contains:
- the LOC109707608 gene encoding probable inorganic phosphate transporter 1-3 translates to MGRTELNVLSKLDGAKTQLYHFTAIVITGMGFFTDAYDLFSISLVTKLLGRIYYYDPSYPAPGILPPNVAAAVNGVAFCGTLAGQLFFGWLGDKLGRKSVYGFTLLLMVLASLASGLSFGHSAKGVMATLCFLRFWLGFGIGGDYPLSATIMSEYANKKTRGSFIAAVFAMQGFGILVGGIVSLIVSAAFNDRYHAPPFSQDPAGSTVPQADYVWRIILMFGAVPAALTYYWRMKMPETARYTALVARNAKQAAADMSKVLQEEIREDDTELAEQPTVADDWGLFSPQFARRHGIHLLATSTTWFFLDIAYYSQNLFQKDIFSKVGWIPPAGSMNAVEEVFRIARAQTLIALCGTVPGYWFTVAFIDVIGRFWIQVMGFFMMTVFMLGLAVPYHHWTTPGHHVGFVVMYAFTFFFANFGPNATTFIVPAEVFPARLRSTCHGISAAAGKAGAIVGAFGFLYASQGKALAERDRGYPAGIGIRNTLFVLAASNFLGLAFSLLVPEAKGRSLEEMSKENEGEDEFVMDKAP
- the LOC109707607 gene encoding vam6/Vps39-like protein, which gives rise to MVHSAYDSVELLRGCPARIDAVASYASKLLLGCSDSSLRIYSPRSLSSSDDASASSAAAAADAAAAEIRRDSYALERAIPGFWRRPPLAMEVSASRDLLLSLSEWVALHRLPSLETLVAVAKTKGASVYSWDDRRGLLCVGRQKRVAIYRLDGGREFVEVKEFSVPDVVKSMAWCGENICLGIRREYMIMNSLTGSLSEVFPAGRIAPPLVVPLPSGELLLGKDNIGVFVDQNGKLLQDGRICWSEAPGSVVIHKPYAIARLPRHVEVRSLKAPNQLVQTIVLRDVHLLLQTNNCILAALGNSVYGLLPVPLGAQIVQLTASGDFEEALALCKLLPPEDSTLRAAKESSIHIRYGHFLFDNGSYEESMEQFLASQVDITYVLSLYPSIILPKTLNITEADKLHDLTDTSHLSRMSSDASDEMESSLPIQHQESDLEMKKMSHNSLTALVKYLQKRRFSIIERATAEVTEEVVSVVQDSMALSDPHRPKTSNKRHSQIHISSVAREMATVLDTALLQALLLTGQTSGALELLKGLNYCDLKICEEFLKERNFYIVLLELYKSNELHREALKLLNQLVEESKSGLANSELNQKFKPNMIIEYLRPLCRTDPMLVLESSLTVLESCPTETIELFLSENVPADLVNSYLKQHAPNLQSTYLELMLSMSENGINPNLQNELVQIYLSEVLDWYQDLKDEQKWDEKTYSQTRKKLISALEGISGYNAEVLLKCLPQDALFEERAILLGKLNQHHLALSLYVHKLHLSELAVAYCDRVYEAGSSQPPKSNVNIYLMLLQIYLNPQKTKKEFERRTISVPSQSPITQKVGYTKFKGSRNSKKIVEIEGADDMRISLSSTDSGRSDGDGDEYAEGGGSAMLNETLELLSQRWDRINGAQALKLLPRETKLQNLLSFLEPLLKKSSEHRRNYAVIKNLIFRAHLQVKEDLSKSRQTVVKIDGESTCSLCRKRIGNSAFAVYPNGKTLVHFVCFRDSQRIKAVRGAPPVKRL